GAACAGTGTCCAGCATATATTAATCTCCCAGTAGAAGTTCTTTGCCTTGTGTGAGCTTGGATCAGTCATTTCACATCTCTGAGTCTCGGTATTCTCAACTGTCAAATGGGGGAACTAAAACCTACTACTCCCCAAAGATTGTCCGAGGGATGAACTGTGATCGTGTAGATGAAAGCACTTCTCAAAGAGCCGTAATAATACAATATGGAACTATCGtggaccaaaaaaaaccccccaaaaaacaaaacacttccttTAACTAGGTGATAAAAATCTCTTACCAGCAAATGGGCCTCTGATTTTTTCAGTCTCATTACCTTACTTTACAGACAGAGGGTACAGTGGAGAGTGGTTTTGGAGTTGAGTTTTGGCAAGATCCTGTTTCTTCATCCATCAAGTGGGATGGTCACCTCTGCTGGGGGGGGGCACCCCCTAGGGTTTTTAGGATAGACAAAGGAGATCCAAGAGCACAGGTGTGAATGTGCTTTGCAGACATTGAAAGTTCTACATGAGAGGGAAAGGGATTTGTGGAAAGTGGTCAGTTGAAGGAGGGCAGGGGCCCCTTGGCAGGGACATTGACTTTTTTGCTCTGGGTGCTGCAGTTtactggggagaaggaaagaggtcTCCCGGCACCAAGCACTGCAGGGACAGGGCTCCCCCTTGAGACATGAGATGTCAGCTCTAGAAGTCCCTGGTGGGGCAAGGGAGAAAGGAGACCAAAGGACCCAGGCTTGGCCCCAGAATCCTTCCTTCACCACCTCTTCCCAGCCAATCTCATTGGCCATAAGAGGACCATGGGCAGAGGCACCTCCAATGGGCTCCAAGGTGGCTGTCTTCCCAAGACTTGCTGGGACAGGCTCACCCCGCACATCTGCGGCACCCATGCCCCCACCCTTAGGCTGCAGATTCCTGGCCTCACCCCTAGGGAGAGCAGGCTTGACACCATCCACACACCCCAATCAGGACAGGCCTAAACCTGCTACAGAGGAAACAGCACAGTCAGTTAGGACCCTGCTCTGCCTTCCCATTTAACCAAGAGGTTCTGCAAACACCTAGCAGAGGGGACTGGCCCCACATGAATAGAATGTCCCTACCCCAGGCCTCTGGAGGAAGCTAGGGAATCGGGAGACCTTATCTAGGGTCCTGGCAGTGTCCCAAGCTCACTGTGCCTCCATACAAATCACTTAACCTGTCAGGGCCTGTGTGGCCAGCTGTAAAATAAAGGAGCTGGACCTGGTCCAAGGGTCCTCTCCAGCACTGAGACTGTGACCAGGAAGGAGTTAACTGGAGACCAGGCTCCTGGTCAGGAAGGCAAGGGTTAatctggaggtgggggggtggaggctCTCTCGCCTTTTCCTGTGGAGAGTGAGGTTTGGCTGCTACCAAAGTTACTTCCAGTCCTTGCTGTCCCTCCTGGCCTCCTGTGGTCCTTCCCAGGGACCCCTGCATTCAGCCTCCATACTCAGAGGTGAGTGCATCCTGAGCCCAGGCTGGGGTGGGCAGGCACTCAGGGACCCTAGAGCTGGGAGGCTGACACGAAGCCAGCGAACAAATCCCCCAGCCCATGTCCAGAGCTGAAGCCATGAGCAAAGTTCAGACCACTAACCACAGGACTGGGAGAAGGTGGGCAAATGGACGGAGGGCACCCTAATGTCTGCCAGGCTTCTAGGGTGGAACATCTGTGGTCGAGCATCAGGGCCAAcccaggaggcagggaagagacAGCGGACGGCAGATTATTTTGGTCCCTGTGTTTAAGGACTTTTTATAGCCTTGCTCCTCTGGgctgggaagaggagaaggggatgGGAGGATAACCATGAGGTCAGACAAGCACAGTGCCCTCCTGGGACCTTGGAATCTGACCCATTGCCTGGTGTTATTTCTTGAGAGCTGGGAGGGAGGACACTTCCAGGCTCTCCTTGCTGCCTGAGTTCCCAGCCACCAACTACCTATGGACTGACTTACTAAACACtagataggtgtgtgtgtgtgtgtgtgtgtgtgtgagagagagagagagagagagagagagagacagagacagagacagagacagagacaggcagagagacacagagagagacagacacagagccaGTAAAGCTGAACTGGCTATGCTGGGCTGGGGGGGTTGGCAGGGTCTCTGTTCCAAGGCCTCTGGGGGCGGGGACCCTCCCTCTATCCCTGGCAAGTTCTGTTCTTTTGTTGCCTCTAGACTGGAGGTCAGGTCCCTCAGCCCCCAGAACTTATGTCTCCCTTTCAACTGAATGGAGGATTCAGGGAGCAGGGGTGGCATGGGGTTTGCTGAGCCATGTGGGTGGCCCCCTCTGTTACTGCCAGCGGAACTGTCAGCTCTTGATTTACAACCGCCCCAGGTCCTCTTCCCCAGTGGCCGAGGGGAGGTGGCGGACAAGGGTCACAGGGTCTCAGGATGAGAAGAGGGCAGGGACCCCGAGGGCAGATTTCCGGGAATGCTGGCCGGTTATGGGGAAGAATTTGTGGAGGGAACTTTTGAGTGAGGCAAAGGGCCCACATCTCATGGAAACTGCTTGGTTTTATAGCAGCAGGAATAGAAGCAAAACACAAGAGGGAAGTTCTGATAGGCAAGGAGAGGCGCCAGCTGGACTAGTTCTGCAGTGCGAGGTTAGAGACCCGTCTCCTAACTCTCAGTAAGACCTGATTAAGCCCCTTGCTCTCTATCAGTTTCCTTCTCCGTGAAATGGAAATGCAGAGGTGATGTTTACAGTTGGGCATTGGGGAATTTCCTTGGCAGAGGTACAGAGGTGGCAGGTAGCTGGCTGATCTGACCTCGTgaccagctctctctctctccttccccatggCCCTGCTGGGACTGGGCAGGGCAGTTGGCTGCAATTACTGGAGGTTCCTACCCTGTAGTTATATCCCTGACCCCCAGTGCttcagggagggaagggtggacCCCGCCAGAGCCAGCCTGTGGCTGGGGAGCCTTCTTGTCTAGGATTCAAAGTTGCTGGGTTGGGAAGAGGTATTTTTTCCGGTTGAGGCCACTTGCGGGAATTGAGCTGGGACCAGCCCCACTTCCTTTTCCAAGTGTCCTGCTTGCTGATGCTTGCTTGGCATGGCTCCGCGGCCAGATTAGGGCACCCTCAAAGgggcattaaaacaattttttttaatgtttttatttattatttttgagacagacagagcacgagcaggggaagggcagagagagagggagacacagaatccaaagcaggctccaggctctgagctgttagcacagagcctgacgcggggctcgaactcacggactgtgagatcacgacctgagcggaagtcggcgcttaaccgactgagccacccaggtgccccaaaggggCATTTTTTTTCTGGGCGGCCAGGGAGCCCCTGCTCAACCTCTTTGAGGGAtaggagagcaggggaagaggtgGCCTGAGCTTCTGCCCCCTGGACACGGCACTGGTTGAtttggatgggggaggggtggctggctGATCCTATTCCCAGGAATGCCTACAGGAGAGGTGCAGGGCCATCTACTCTTTCCCACTGACCATTCCTCCTTCCCTGTAGGTACCAGGGAGTCCCGACCAATTGCTCTTGGCTCCTCAACTGGCTTCCTCCCTCCAGTGGCTTATGGGGTACTATCCTGCCCAGCTCCGCTAAGATGATCCtggcctctccctccaccccgtCCAGGGGACGGACCCCCAGCGCCGTGGAGAGGTTGGAGGCCGACAAAGCCAAGTATGTCAAGACACACCAAGTGATAGCACGACGTCAGGAGCCAGCCCTGCGTGGGGGTCCCGGACCGCTCTCCCCGCACCCCTACAATGAGTTGGGACCCCCTGGATCGCCCAGGACGCCCAGGCCCGCCCGCCGGAGCAGCGGCAGGCGGCTGCCAAGGCCTGACTCCCTCATCTTCTACCGCCAGAAGCGGGACTGCAAGGCTTCGGTGAACAAAGAGAACGCCAAGGGCCAGGGGCTGGTGCGGCGCCTCTTCCTGGGGGCCCCCCGCGACGCCACCTCGAGCAGTCCCGGCCCAACCGAGCGACCAGCGGCTCCTGGGGCTTGGGCCGCTCCCCAAGATGCCCCGGAAGCGTCAGGAAAGCGGGCGCTGTGCCCCACATGCTCACTGCCCTTGTCGGAGAAGGAGCGCTTCTTCAACTACTGCGGCCTGGAGCGCGCGCTGGTGGAGGTGCTGGGCGCTGAGCGCTTCTCTCCGCAGAGCTGGGGCGCCGACGCCAGCCCCCAGCCcggggcgccgccgccgcccggctcCGGGGACACCAGCGACTGGACGTCCAGCGACACGGATCGCCCGGACGGTgctggcggcggcgggggcggcggcggcggcggcggcggctcggaGGCCGCGGGCTCGGCGCGGGACGGGCGCCCCCCGGTGTCCGTGGTGGAGCGCAACGCGCGCGTCATCCAGTGGCTGTACGGCTGCCAGCGCGCCCGCGACCCGCCGCGCGAGTCCGAGGTGTGATTGCGGCCGCTCGGGAGCGGGCTTCCGGGAAGTCCGGAGTCCGGGCAGGGTTAAGGGGTGGGCGCGGGGCTGGACCCGGGCACCGGAAGGGACGCCCTGCCTCTGACGCTCCGGGTGCCGTGGGGCGAGACCTTTCCTCTGGATCTGGGCTTCCCCTTGTGAACCTTGGGAGGCTGGGACAAAATGATTCCCAAAGGCCCTTCCCAGCGCAGacggcggagggggagggggcagctatGTGGCCCCTGTGGAGGCCGGGTCTGGGGAGAGAGGTCTGGGGTGGGAGATCAGAGAATCTGCTGAATAAAACCACAATGTTATTTAAAGGAGTCGTGATGTTGGATTAGAGAGTCCATATTGAGGAAAGAGGCGGGGCGGGCTTGCGTGGTTAGGTGCGTGGGTTTGGAGTGTGGGTTCCAGGCTCACTGCGTGACCCTaggcagacacttaacctctCCGAATCACAGTTGCACCCCTCGGTGATCAAAGTATTTTTGAAAGGGTCCTCAAGCTCATGGCCAAGTGACTGGCGTATAGGAAATGTTCAATAAACGACAGCCGCTAAAACCGCTACTGAATTGGTAGTGACTCTACTATGATCATCTTCCCCACTGATCCTGACCTGAGTGAGGTCGGTCCAAACTaaagctgggagcctggaatAGCGCGTTTGGGGAGTTCTGGCGAGGGGTCTGCCCCAAAAACCTGGGATCCGCCGGCCCGGAAAGGCCGCCCGCATTCCTGGAGATTTGCTGCCCCCTTTTGGTTACTAGCTATGAATGGGCTGAGATGTGAAGAATCCAGAATTGAGGACAGTAAAGGAAGGGACTCTTCAAATGAGGATTTTGCCAACCAGGAGCCTCACATCCTGCCACTGTCTTCCTTTCCGTCAGAGACACACAGGGTCCCCTGTTTACCTCACACACGTCCACGTCTTTGTTTACGGTCATCCTCCCTTTGCCTGAGTTACCTTCCCCTTTTTTTCCACTCATCCTTCTAAGATTACATATATTCATTCTCCCTCAGAAATTCCTGAATTTCCCAATCGGCCTCATCTCCTCCGAGCTCCCAAGTACAGCCTTATTTTTATGCCTCAACTTGTCACTTTGTGTGGGACCCGCTGGTAGTTTGagttctttcctttgtctctgaccttCCTTCCCCGAGTACAGGGACTGTGCACATAAAAGGGCCACAGGCAACGTTTGTCGAATGAAAAGAGGCTGAACAGGGCGACGGGCCCTGTTCTTTAGGGCTCCTCAGCTTCCTGGAAAGTTGTAGTCTAAATGGGACACAACCTTTCCTGACACCAGGACTGTCTGGTCATTTTCTCCCTGTACgtttttggggggagaggtggaggacGCTTTGAGCTGGACCCCGCCTTGAGGTTGCCCACCCAGAAGCAGTCATCCCTGAGGTCCGGACAAAAGCACGCGGTCACACAGGGTGTCGGGTCAGGGTCAGGgcttttatggggggggggggggcgaggggaaGAGCGGGCGCCTTGTTGGACCGGCCGGCTAGTCACCCTTGGGCGCAGCCTTCACCCTCATCTCGGCCAGTTTGTGGGTGAGGAAGCCCCACTTGAAGCCGGCCACGGTGTCGGCCTCCCCAGGCTCCGGGCGCTCGGCGGCCTCCTCCGCGGCCTCGTCCCCGGCTTCGGGGTCCGGCTCCCGGCTGGGTTCGGCGCCGCGCAGTATTGACGCCGCGGccgcctgctgctgctgccacctgctggcgAACGTGTCCCAGAATCCGGACCCTCGAGGCTCCGCCTCCGCCGCGGCCACCGCCTGCGAGGGGGACTTCGCCGCCAGCGGGCTGCGGGAGAGGGACGGGTCAGGGGCCGGCCGAGAGGCGGGAGGAGAGGACGAAGAGGGGAGACGGGGTGCAGACGCTAAGAGTGGGGCCGGGGAAGCCAGGGTGAGGTCAGAtgacagggggggggggggggcgtgccgGGAGACTGGACGCAGGTCAGGACCTGGAGGCCAGGGGAGGGTTCAGAGGCACTGGGAAAGGAGGCCGGAGTGGGACAGGGTCAGGGGATTAGGGGAGGGGTCTGAGAAGAGGGGGCCGAGACCAAGATCCCTGGGGAGAGAGTAGGGGTCGGGGGTTTAGGGAAGGAActcggggagaggggcaaggcCAGAGAAGGGAAGCCTGAGGCGCCGGGTCCGGAAAGCTGTGGGAGGGGACCGGAGAGAGTGGCGGGGCCCAGCGGTGCTAGCGGGAGGAGTGAGACCCCCGCGCAAGTCCCCATCCGGGGGAAGGGGCGAGGTCAGAATCTTCGAGAAAGGGTCTTTGAAGCCGGGGTTGCAGCGCTGGGGAAAgaggcagggcgggggcgggggcaggggcaaTGTTCTGgggtggagggaaagggggaCTAGGAAAATGAGGGAACCCTGGAGAGGACAGGTGAGGAGACCCAGAGGAATGAGAAACGCCTAGATCAGAGGCTTAGCCGGGAGGAGGACTGGGGAGGTGGCCTGGAGGGGAAGGGCAGTCAAGGAACGGTGATGAGGCTTGAGGTGGGAGCCTCAGGGCTAAGGAAGGGTCCTTGGAGCTCTGGGAGGGACAAGAGATGAGCGCCAGGGGACAGAAAGGAAACCCCGGAGCTGGAGAGATGGGTGGGTCAGGGGGactggaagggagaaaggaataagagaatgtcagaggaaggaggcaggactgggctgaaggaaagggcagggaggCAGTGTATGCCAAAATAGAGCTAGGAGAAAGGAGCTGGCCCGGGT
The window above is part of the Prionailurus bengalensis isolate Pbe53 chromosome C1, Fcat_Pben_1.1_paternal_pri, whole genome shotgun sequence genome. Proteins encoded here:
- the FAM110D gene encoding protein FAM110D, producing MILASPSTPSRGRTPSAVERLEADKAKYVKTHQVIARRQEPALRGGPGPLSPHPYNELGPPGSPRTPRPARRSSGRRLPRPDSLIFYRQKRDCKASVNKENAKGQGLVRRLFLGAPRDATSSSPGPTERPAAPGAWAAPQDAPEASGKRALCPTCSLPLSEKERFFNYCGLERALVEVLGAERFSPQSWGADASPQPGAPPPPGSGDTSDWTSSDTDRPDGAGGGGGGGGGGGGSEAAGSARDGRPPVSVVERNARVIQWLYGCQRARDPPRESEV
- the CC1H1orf232 gene encoding uncharacterized protein C1orf232 homolog, with product MNQAFWKTYKSKVLQTLSGESEEDLAEERGNPALVDSEPAEPTEEAFHPMSQLARRVQGVGVKGWLTMSSLFNKEDEDKLLPPEPCADHPLAAKSPSQAVAAAEAEPRGSGFWDTFASRWQQQQAAAASILRGAEPSREPDPEAGDEAAEEAAERPEPGEADTVAGFKWGFLTHKLAEMRVKAAPKGD